Proteins from a genomic interval of Streptomyces sp. NBC_01445:
- the ald gene encoding alanine dehydrogenase, with protein MKVGIPREVKNNEFRVAITPAGVHELVRNGHQVFVEQNAGVGSSITDDEYVSAGAQILGTADEVWATADLLLKVKEPIAEEYHRLRKDQTLFTYLHLAASKECTDALLESGTTAIAYETVETPNRALPLLAPMSEVAGRLAPQVGAYHLMAANGGRGVLPGGVPGVLAARAVVIGGGVSGWNAAQIAIGMGFHVTLLDRDINKLKEADKIFGTKIQTVVSNAFELEKACLEADLVIGAVLIPGAKAPKLVTNELVSRMKPGSVLVDIAIDQGGCFEDSHPTTHAEPTFPVHNSVFYCVANMPGAVPNTSTYALTNATLPYIVELANRGWVEALRRDPALALGLNTHDGKVVYREVAESHGLEYTELESLLG; from the coding sequence ATGAAGGTCGGCATCCCCCGCGAGGTCAAGAACAACGAGTTCCGGGTGGCCATCACCCCCGCTGGTGTGCACGAGCTCGTGCGCAACGGCCACCAGGTCTTCGTCGAGCAGAACGCCGGCGTCGGCTCCTCGATCACGGACGACGAGTACGTCTCGGCCGGTGCGCAGATCCTCGGCACCGCCGACGAGGTCTGGGCCACCGCTGACCTGCTCCTGAAGGTCAAGGAGCCGATCGCGGAGGAGTACCACCGCCTCCGCAAGGACCAGACGCTCTTCACCTACCTGCACCTCGCCGCCTCCAAGGAGTGCACGGACGCGCTCCTCGAGTCCGGCACCACGGCCATCGCCTACGAGACGGTCGAGACCCCGAACCGCGCGCTCCCGCTGCTCGCCCCGATGTCCGAGGTCGCGGGCCGCCTGGCCCCGCAGGTCGGCGCCTACCACCTGATGGCCGCCAACGGCGGCCGCGGTGTCCTGCCGGGCGGTGTCCCGGGCGTGCTCGCCGCCAGGGCCGTCGTCATCGGCGGCGGCGTCTCCGGCTGGAACGCCGCGCAGATCGCCATCGGCATGGGCTTCCACGTGACCCTGCTCGACCGCGACATCAACAAGCTCAAGGAAGCCGACAAGATCTTCGGTACGAAGATCCAGACCGTCGTCTCCAACGCCTTCGAGCTCGAGAAGGCGTGCCTCGAGGCGGACCTCGTCATCGGTGCCGTCCTCATCCCGGGTGCCAAGGCCCCGAAGCTGGTCACCAACGAGCTCGTCTCCCGCATGAAGCCGGGAAGTGTCCTTGTCGACATCGCGATCGACCAGGGCGGCTGCTTCGAGGACTCGCACCCGACGACGCACGCCGAGCCGACCTTCCCGGTCCACAACTCGGTCTTCTACTGCGTCGCCAACATGCCCGGCGCCGTGCCCAACACGTCGACGTACGCGCTGACGAACGCCACGCTGCCGTACATCGTCGAGCTCGCGAACCGTGGCTGGGTCGAGGCCCTGCGCCGCGACCCGGCGCTCGCCCTGGGCCTCAACACCCATGACGGCAAGGTCGTTTACCGCGAGGTCGCCGAGTCCCACGGCCTCGAGTACACCGAGCTGGAGTCCCTCCTCGGCTGA
- a CDS encoding ParA family protein — MNESTFTPGGGQPGTVAREQGPAGLEAVGSVAVRTFAARQSSPLQTQTAPQSMDGHHVNAMAGDRSGERTHFADYDELPEGHFYDPDAEYEPDPEYAATLAPDAARQRRERVGPTGRPLPYFPIPGPLTDHGPAKIIAMCNQKGGVGKTTSTINLGAALAEYGRRVLLVDFDPQGALSVGLGVNPMELDLTVYNLLMERGMAADEVLLKTAVPNMDLLPSNIDLSAAEVQLVSEVARESTLQRALKPLMADYDYIVIDCQPSLGLLTVNALTAAHKVIVPLECEFFALRGVALLTETIEKVQERLNPDLELDGILATMYDSRTVHSREVLARVVEAFDDHVYHTVIGRTVRFPETTVAGEPITTYASNSVGAAAYRQLAREVLARCHAE; from the coding sequence GTGAATGAGTCGACATTTACTCCCGGGGGTGGTCAACCAGGAACGGTTGCGAGGGAGCAAGGTCCCGCGGGGCTCGAGGCTGTCGGCTCCGTCGCGGTCCGTACCTTTGCCGCCCGTCAGAGCAGCCCCCTGCAGACGCAGACAGCACCCCAGAGCATGGATGGCCATCACGTGAACGCCATGGCCGGCGACCGAAGTGGCGAACGCACCCACTTCGCCGACTACGACGAACTGCCCGAGGGGCACTTCTACGACCCCGACGCCGAGTACGAGCCGGACCCCGAGTACGCGGCCACGCTCGCGCCCGACGCTGCCCGTCAGCGCCGCGAGCGTGTGGGCCCGACCGGGCGCCCGCTCCCGTACTTCCCGATCCCAGGCCCGCTGACCGACCACGGCCCCGCGAAGATCATCGCGATGTGCAACCAGAAGGGCGGCGTCGGCAAGACCACGTCGACCATCAACCTGGGTGCCGCGCTCGCGGAGTACGGACGCCGGGTCCTGCTCGTCGACTTCGACCCGCAGGGCGCGCTCTCGGTCGGTCTCGGCGTGAACCCGATGGAACTCGACCTGACGGTCTACAACCTGCTCATGGAGCGGGGCATGGCCGCGGACGAGGTCCTCCTGAAGACCGCGGTTCCGAACATGGACCTGCTGCCGAGCAACATCGACCTGTCCGCCGCCGAAGTGCAGTTGGTGAGCGAGGTCGCGCGCGAGTCCACGCTCCAGCGGGCGTTGAAGCCGCTGATGGCCGACTACGACTACATCGTGATCGACTGTCAGCCCTCGCTCGGCCTGCTCACCGTGAACGCCCTGACGGCGGCTCACAAGGTGATCGTGCCGCTCGAATGCGAGTTCTTCGCGCTGCGCGGTGTCGCGCTGCTCACGGAGACCATCGAGAAGGTCCAGGAGCGGCTCAACCCCGACCTGGAGCTCGACGGCATCCTCGCCACGATGTACGACTCCCGCACGGTGCACAGCCGTGAGGTGCTCGCGCGTGTGGTCGAGGCGTTCGACGATCACGTCTACCACACCGTGATCGGCCGGACCGTGCGCTTCCCGGAGACCACGGTCGCCGGTGAGCCGATCACGACGTACGCCTCCAACTCGGTCGGCGCGGCCGCCTATCGCCAGCTCGCCAGGGAGGTGCTCGCCCGGTGTCACGCCGAGTGA